In Pagrus major chromosome 23, Pma_NU_1.0, the genomic window AATGTTTGCAGGTAGCGTCTTCAACTGTcactgtatgcatgtgtgtaattTGCATGCGTGGACAATGCCTGTGACCGTTTGTGCAGGAGTTTTagattttgtgtgtctgtctccaggtTATAGGAGTGGTGATGGATGTCTTCACCGATGTCGATATCTTTAGAGATTTGCTCGATGCTGGTTTCAAGAGGAAGGTTTCTGTCTACATCCTGCTGGAACACATAACACTACCTCATTTCCTGTCCATGTGTCGGAGGGCCGACATGCACGCCGGACACCTCAAGGTGAGCCAGTGTCACCCCACCTGGTGATTTTGTGTACAGGTCTGATGTTTAGCATCAAAAAGCAAGGCCAGGTTTCTTTTGCAAGTGATATTTGTAAGCTGATGGGTGAAAACATGAACGTTCATCCTCTGGTGGGCATAATTCCACAGCACTCTGGCCTTTAATTGCtgtttgtaggcttctccaaGGTAATGATTGTTCATGATAACAAGAATAATAAGctgacagaaagtgaaagttCATTATCAATTGTGTACGGATAAAATGTTGTAATTACTTCATAGAGAGTAAATGTTTTACTGATGGAGAGTGAATCTTTGACCTTTAGATAGTAAGGGGGAATTTCCAGATGTTCAGAAAAGCAGAAATTCTCACCTCACAATGAGATTTTAAATAATCTGTAAGTTCCTGTTAGAACacaataaatgcaaaacatgttttgaaagaAAGACGAGCAACTGTTATACATGGAAAAGTGAAAGCACAtgccatctctctctgtcacgCACACAAGCAGCTAAACCGTCCAGCTGGCACTGCACCATAGAGGAatcttttatcttgttttatctACCTCCAGTCTTTTATACCATACTGGTTACCATGGAAATTTCTATCTTTTGGTCATGTTTGAACAGGTAAAAGTTAGTTACAGGGAACGTGTATTGTTTTCTTGAGACATAAATCCTTCAGTTAGGCTGCCAAGCCACTAAACCGTGATTGTTCTGAGTGAACTCAGCCAACACAAATAACTCAGGTGAACAGTAAGTTAATGCCCTTTTAATGGTTAGCAGTACAGTATTTGGTGGGTGGAAGTCAGCCTTGCATGTTGTTCAGGTAGAGATCATTTAGAAAACATACATACAACAGAAGGAGTGTTGGATCATTCCCACAAATGCCTCCAATGTACTCAACTAATTATGTTTAAAGCGATGTTCACTGTTGAGGTATTCAATGGTTTAGATCAGTATTTGGCAGGCAGAAGTGAGACATTGATGATGCAGGCAACGCATGTAGGAGACCTTAAGAGATATTAATAGAAAATAGGGCTGCACAACataatacaaaacatattttcttacatCTAGAGAAGAAGATTTTGGGCCAGGGCATCTTTGCTGCACTACGATTCTTCATTACACTACTGATTGGTCACATGTTTTACCTTTACCAAAAAGTTGCAGCTTCtttgatttggatattgcacttggccatgtTGCAATTTCACCCTGAGCACAAGATATTTCCACATGGGGTGTGCACACAAATGCATAGGTGTGTGAACAGACTTactggcacacaaacacagatcatACAGATATACAAGATCAGGCACGTGCACATTCATATAACAGACGCACCCCAAACCTCTGCCAGTTGTCTGGGAGGAATATGACAGACGTCCAATATCGTCTGTATATGGATCATcagcaaaacaacagaaaatgtctcaTGTGGCAGTTTGTGCCTTATTGCCATAAACATATGGCAGTTACACATGATAGATCACAGAGGAGACTGCctgatattttgaaaaatatctggcattttgttgttttcacttCGATTCGTAGGGAAGTTTCCGTCGTGTTTTTCAGCCCAAACTCCGAACACATAGTGCAGACCTCAAATTCAAGCTGTCTGCATTTAAATAAGTCAAATATTTGATTGCAGAACTTGTTTCATTGCTTTCCTTTAAGCTTTTCCCAAGTGTTTTCCATTTAATGTCAGTGTGGATCTGTTATAACAGGAATTTTTGAGCAGGACTTTAGTTCGCATTAAGTTATCAACCAACAGCAGCACATGTATACCACTCATGTAGCaggattacattacattattttgaACCAAAATGGACTTTTTTCGCATCACACATTGATGATTCTGCCCAAGAAAGCTGCGTAAACATCTTAATGGTCCTGTCCACGTTTAATATAATTCTCTGGCTAAAAATCTGGCTCCAAGAAAATGTGACTACAGCTGTACAAGTGACAGTTATGACCAGGAACAGTAATGAGCAGCTGACGCAAAATCTGTGACGAGTCTGTCGGGCGGCTGAATGAGATGATGGCAGAAAGTCTAGACGACAGGTGGGACAGCTTGAGAACAGCTTGAGTTTCTACTGTAACTTGTAAGTGAcaagatggaggagggaggagtggATAGACACGATGGGAGGAGGAGCATGAGGTGCCAGGTTGTTCTTACTCTTCAGTTGTCTGAGGGTGTTTCTGCAAAATTCACAGCTCTATAGCAGCGACCCTTCACCCTGAGTGTTTTTTTGGTGGTATTGTCGCTTAAAATTCTTCCTAGGACAGCTCAGCTACTCATCATCCACAGTTTAGAGCTGACTACtcacaaataaatcattttgatgattttatctAATCAGTTAGCGAAAGGAATGTACCGTTGGACAGAGAAAGTGAAGGGTGGAACCAAcagaaggagggaaaacagGACTTTCTGCTGTGAGACAAGCCATGCCAGGAATAATCAGCTGCATCATGACAACTGGTTATGCAGTTTTGtttggctgctttcacagttcaGGACCTGGCCGCTCTGACAGATGTAGCTCATGAAGTTGCATCTTTTCAACTCTCCAAATGAGAACAACAaccatgatattaaaaaatTCAATAGAGGCATCTTTTTAATAAGACACATATAATGCAGTTCAGGTATTTTCAAGATTCATTAAATACCGATAAAGGTAAGCACAGCGTCGTGTCAAGGTGGCACTGACAAAGACTTCATACAGAAAGTGCTCAAAGTACCTTTAAGGTGTAACCTCttatctgaaatgttgtttgaaGAGTGTTTTATGACTACAGCATCATATACTGCACTGCCCATTTATGATCATGAATGCTGGTTATATCTAAACACCGTCACTCATTGACTATGATGCTGCACAGCTATACAGTCACATCTGTAGGCCTGTCAGAGTGTATTGATGTGGACAAATTGCCAAAACAAAAGCCTGATTACTGTGCATTAGCTTGACACAACAGCACCTAACACACCGAAAACGtcttctgtttcattttgaTTGAGAGGCACCTAGCAGCataaattacatactgtgtgttgaAAGGTgctgtatgtaagaattgacgGACAGGGGCTAGCTagttggcatgctaacttcagtagacacctcctcaacacaatacatagacatcttttaACATCAGAACtaatatttcttcacattctgttaataatttttgttaatttttgaatgttttaaactaaaacttacatattgcaccttaaactGTATTACTATGAGATTGTGTTGCCATCAatgcttttaaaacatttcGTAAAAGCACTCTTGACTGGCTGGACCAAaggacaagaaaacaaagaaaaacaggttttatttGGATTCAAATGCAGGAACCATCTAAAGTGGAAAGAGAGCCGACCCCTGTGGGACACCAGACTTTAATCTGATAAAGAAGTGTCTTTTTCATTTACACGCAGACAGACATGAGGCAAGAGACGAGAAGGCaagataatgataatgataatgatgagaATGGTGTGATCCATGGTGTACTCAGATCAAGTAAAGACAAGACAGAGATAAAACCACAATCGGTTATCATTAACATGACGCGGGTTACGCAAGATTTAATCAAAGTACTTACACTGGAAGTGCTCAGCACTTTGAAAAAATTGAGTTTAAAGGCTTTAAATGGAACATCACTGCTCCCATTATGTTTGTATGGCCACAgggtttttattaaaaaagtacTCTAATGTCTAACAAGCACTTGAGGTATTTGTTTAGACTTGTTTTTAGACTTCTATTCACAGATTACAAAGTAAAATCTGAATGTGGAGAAGGTATAACATCTCTACTCTTTGTTTGTTACAGCACCTCCGTGTCCGCTGTACAGAAGGTTCAGTGTTCCACACCCGGTTCTCCACTAAGGTTAAAGGGCGAATGGGACACAGATTCATGTTCATCGATGGAGACAAAGCTGTTTCTGGGACTTACAGGTCAGTGCACTTcatgcgtgtgcgtgtgtttgtcaGCGAGAGTGTGAGAAAGAGATAATGACTTTAAAGAATCAGATTATCTGCATGTGCTCCACCCATCAGTGTGGCATGGAGAGATATGAATAAAGAATGCACCGTACTAGACAAACAGGTTGTAAATGTATCTGATGTACGAGAGACATAAACACGTGAACAGTTCAGTTCCTGATGCATTTACTTAGGTCTCTACTTCAGATGAGCTGTGTTTACTTCGCTCACATTTTCcttgaagttgtttttgttttgtagtgCCTCGCTGTTCTCTAAAGTAGCCTGAAtttgtgttcactgtgtgttctgtagTTTCACTTGGATGTCATCACGGCTGGACAAAAATCTCATCACCGTGGTTACAGGCCAGGCAGTGGATGCTTTCGACAAGCTCTTTCGCACCCTCTACGGGACCTCCAGCTCGGTTGACCTCCGGCAGGTCGCCAAGGAGCCTGAACCTGAACCGGAGCCCCTCCCTCAACCAGCCGCAGTGGCCCCTCCTTCTGCTGCTGTCGCAAGGAAGCTGTACAACCCCAAATATGCCCTGGCTTTAGGAAACCCCAGCCCGACCTCGTCTGCTGGCGACAACAGCCCCAAAAAGACCCTAAGTCCAGACAACTCCAGGAGTCCAGATATCTCTGATAACAAGACAGGGAGGCGAAGAAGGAGGAGGGTTAGTAAAGAAGCCATACAGGAGCCTCCGATCCATCCTGGACTCATTGATCTAGAGAAGGCAAGCTTGATATCATATCTGCCCACCTGGCCAGAGCCTGATCCATCCAAGGATGTGATTGGGTTCATTAACATCCGGGATGCCAACAAACCAAATCAGGTCCATCTACAGAGATCTGAGATGTTTGGAACCAGCCAAGCGATCAAGTTTAGCAGTCCATTCAGCAAGCCTGAGGAAACCCTTCCAGAGGTGGCCATGCCCAGACAGCTTATTACCAAGCCAGGGGAGAAGAATAAAGTCCAACTAGCACAGGATAAAACCAAGGCTCAGCCAACACAACTCAGAGCACAAACTGAAGCAGAGGCATCTGAGAAGAACTCACCTACATCTGGACCAAAGTGGGACACTGCTAAGACTCTTAACAATGAGGGTAAACTGCATTCAAACACACCCACCGATCAAGATGCGTGTCACAACACCACACCTCACCTCAATGCACACACTCCTCCCAAATTCAGCAGCGAAGCATCACCTCCTATCACAGGAACGCCTTCACAAACCACGAACGATCCTGAGCCCGACTCCCTCCCTGGATTGAACGCAAAGATAAAACAAACTCGCGCTGTCGTGTACAGGACACGTACCACTCCAACCTCAAACCTGCATGACTcaaacacagtagaaaacacacagacaaagacacatacagattcacacacacagccacaaaacTCTGCTGAAATAACCCCTAACGTCCAGACTCCCACCATGTCCCCCTCCTCTACCTCTGCCATCATCTCTCAGTCTGTCACTTCCACCTCCCTTTCTGTAAATAACCCCGTCTCCATCACCACAAGCATGACTACCAGTGCAGGTACCCCCTCGTCCTCCATCAGCCCTCCTCCTACCTCTCCAACTCTCACCGCTcccctcccttcttcctctccaaCTCCTCCCGTCCCTAAACCTCGTACCATCCAGCTGCTTATCATAGACAGCAGCATTAGCAGTGGCCAGAAGCTGCCGGAATTGAGTGTCATCAGGGCACTTGAGACCGGCACAGGGCCGCAAGCGGTCTGCAATGAGCCCGCtgtagagaagaaaaaagggcCTGACACTGTCCCAGAACTGCAGAAGGACAGTGGAAGCAAAACAGGAGCACAAAAGGATGCAGAGAATGCAGGAAATATTATAGACGCTCGACAGCACAAACAGGGTGGGACTGCACAAGATACAAAGAATAACAAAGCAGTCGGACTACATGATGACAGAGCAGGAATGCAGTCCCTCGCTGGAACCAACCTAGAAACCCAGTCAGACGTTTTGATTAGTGGTGTGCCAAAGGCAGACAGTGTGAATATTCGAGAAATAATTCCAAAAGATGTTGAGCCCGAGACTTTGACATCAATAGACTGCAAATTAACCCCACAGAAAGACTGTGAGGAGGCAGCACAGGCTGGGGCCAAGGACACAAAAAGAGCCCTACGAGGCTGCGAGTTTGCCGAAGTGCCGAATGAAACCAGTAAGACTGTGACACAACGCAAAACATTGCGTACAAGTGCACCTGAACTTCAGACAATGTCATATTGTGGACTGACTCCGGAGAATAAAggtgttttagacattttggaTTCTTTAAAAGCGCGCAATCCACAATTATCCAAAGGCAGTGCTGGTGATCGCACACAAACATCTCCTGCAGACACACGTCATGTCGAGCAAGGTAATCCAAGTTTGCCAAATACTGCGAAGCATAACCCACACAGCCCCTCTCAAGAACTCATTACCAAATCACGGGGAAGCACACAAACGCCTGAAAAATCCCTGCGCTTA contains:
- the LOC141019243 gene encoding protein FAM83G-like; the encoded protein is MALSQIQCLDANHVNPRTNESKPDFLYCEDQRLALEALLKDGREAFFKFLEARGTRGFLSDPELETFAGEVEPYDPGSELFPEDAEEDEPPLSLHYWPELSDVSIPQMDLGWPDSEGYRGVTRATIYSQPPLDGQAHIKEVVRKMIAQAQKVIGVVMDVFTDVDIFRDLLDAGFKRKVSVYILLEHITLPHFLSMCRRADMHAGHLKHLRVRCTEGSVFHTRFSTKVKGRMGHRFMFIDGDKAVSGTYSFTWMSSRLDKNLITVVTGQAVDAFDKLFRTLYGTSSSVDLRQVAKEPEPEPEPLPQPAAVAPPSAAVARKLYNPKYALALGNPSPTSSAGDNSPKKTLSPDNSRSPDISDNKTGRRRRRRVSKEAIQEPPIHPGLIDLEKASLISYLPTWPEPDPSKDVIGFINIRDANKPNQVHLQRSEMFGTSQAIKFSSPFSKPEETLPEVAMPRQLITKPGEKNKVQLAQDKTKAQPTQLRAQTEAEASEKNSPTSGPKWDTAKTLNNEAAKHHLLSQERLHKPRTILSPTPSLD